The Gloeobacter morelensis MG652769 genome contains the following window.
CGCCGATGGGTGAGGAGTACCCGGCCGTATTGCCGGAGGGCCTGGAGGAGCCTTCCCCCGAGCCCGAGCCGACCGGCGAATGCTACCAGAGCGATCAAGGCCAACTCGTCTGCCCGGGCGTAACCGACGGCGCAGCCTCTGCCGGACCGCCCGAACCAGCACCCGAGGTACCGGATATTCCCGAGCCGCCCGAAGCGCCACAAAACCCGGAAGAGCCCGCCGAAACGAACCCTTCGCGACCCTCGGCCGAACTGGATCGTCCATTGGCACCGACGCCTTAGACTGCGCTTCGCCTTATTCTGGAAGGATGAGCCCCGATCGCACCGTCTATTCCACCCACCCGCGCCCCCAGCCGCGCTGCGAGACCTGTGGCGAACTGGCAAGCGTCTGTGGGTGTGAGCCGCAATCCATCGCGCCCAACAAGCAAACCGCCCGCCTCGCCCACGACCGCAAGCGCCGCCGCGGCAAGGTGGTAACCGTGGTGAGCGGTCTCGTCCTATCCGAAGCCCAACTCGACGAACTGGCCAAACTGCTCAAAAGCCAGTGCGGTGCAGGCGGCACGATCAAAGACAGCGAAATCGAGATCCAGGGCGAACACCGGGAGAAAGTGGCGGGCATTCTCCAAAAGTTGGGCTTCAAGATTAAACTAGTTGGCGGCTGAGCAAGGTGAAATTCTTGGATAATCCATACCAGTCCAGCGAGAGAAATCCAGTCGGCCGCACGGCCCCCAGTGCTGTAGACCCAGATCAAAGACCGATCGACACCATCACCTTTCGCGGTGAAATCGAAAAAGGCCGCGACTGGGTCGTCTTTGTCCGGCAGATGGTCAGTCGCCTCGACAGTCCGGCAGCCTGGCTGCGCGCCATCGCCATGGGAGTCGGAGCCCTGCTGATGATTTTCCCGAAGGCGGCCTGGTGCGCCCTGGTCAAACTCGGGATCGCCAAGGACAAGGACTGAACGCATTTATGTTTCTCGATACCAAAGATTACCCTTTTGCAGCGCACCTGGAAGCCAACTGGTGGGTTATCCTTGCCGAACTGCAGCAACTGGACAATCAAAACTTTTTTGCCTGGCCAGAAAAGCAGTACTACGGCGAGGGGTGGGACATCTTCGCGCTCTACACCTACGGGGTGCCGCTTGGCAAAAATTGCAAGCTCTGTCCGCAAACGGCCGCACTGGTCAAGCAAATCCCGGGCATGATGACGGCAGTCTTCTCCCGGATGGCCCCCGGTTTGCACATCGCCCCGCACCGGGGCGAACCGGCGGGGCTCTTGCGCTACCACCTGGGGCTGATCATCCCGCCCGGCTGTGGTTTGCGCGTCGGCCCCGAGACGCGCAGCGTCCAAGAAGGCGGCAGCATTGTCTTCGACGACACCACCGAGCACGAAGCCTGGAACCGCAGCGACCGCGAACGCATCGTGCTACTGGTGGATTTTAAATCCCCCAACGCCAAACAGGGCTTCACCCTCGCCAGCATGTTCCAACGCCTCAGGGGCGGCAAAAGTTAAAGTTAACGTCAGTTCGGGTTAAGCTCAGGCTGAAATCCTTGCCTGGTCAGCTTTCCTCCGATTGGGGGCAAGGAGTTACGCCCTGAAACCCTGGTACGCGGGTTACCCAGTAGTAGTTTTGGGAACTGCATTCAGCAGGTTCCTTGGCCAGTGAGGCTTTTGGCGCTTCCTTATCCCGAACTGACGTTAAAGTTAGCAACTAGCTGCAATTTACTGGTTTGTCGCGCTCGAACTTCACAAAGAGCAGACGCCGTATTTTGTTGCAATTTTGGACAAAAGCTCAGCTAGAGCGGTTTGCTGTTGCGCAAACGATAACCGGGCGACCGCAAACCCCAATGGACGTCGATTGCAATCCTGACACCTGCTCTAGATTGCACCACTGAAGATCAATCGAGCGAGCGGTCGATAATCCGCTGAATCAGTTGCTCAAAGTTGATACCGGCGGCCTGGGCCGCCTCGGGGGCCAGGGACGTGGCGGTCATGCCGGGTAGGGTATTGACTTCGAGCACCCAGGGCTGCCCTTCAGGATCGACGCGCACGTCGGCGCGCACCAAGCCGGTGCTGCCCACCGCCCGGCAGGCGCGGTAGGCGGCATCGACGCTCGCCTTGAGCACATCGGCTGCGAGATTCGGGGGAATCAGATGGCGCGAGCCGCCCGGGGCGTACTTCGCTTCGTAGTCATAAAATTCACGCCCCTGCGGGACGATCTCGATGGCGGGCAGTACCAGCCCGTCGAGTAGGGCAACGGTAATTTCCTGGCCAGGAATGTACCGCTCGATGAGCACCTGGGACGAATACTGCAAAGCCAGGCGCACCGCCTCGGGGATCTGCGTGGCCTCCGCGGCGATCGTAACGCCCACCGTCGAGCCGCCGTCCGCCGGTTTGATCACCAAAGGCGAA
Protein-coding sequences here:
- a CDS encoding translation initiation factor — protein: MSPDRTVYSTHPRPQPRCETCGELASVCGCEPQSIAPNKQTARLAHDRKRRRGKVVTVVSGLVLSEAQLDELAKLLKSQCGAGGTIKDSEIEIQGEHREKVAGILQKLGFKIKLVGG
- a CDS encoding aspartyl/asparaginyl beta-hydroxylase domain-containing protein — translated: MFLDTKDYPFAAHLEANWWVILAELQQLDNQNFFAWPEKQYYGEGWDIFALYTYGVPLGKNCKLCPQTAALVKQIPGMMTAVFSRMAPGLHIAPHRGEPAGLLRYHLGLIIPPGCGLRVGPETRSVQEGGSIVFDDTTEHEAWNRSDRERIVLLVDFKSPNAKQGFTLASMFQRLRGGKS
- a CDS encoding D-alanine--D-alanine ligase, with product MRVTVLSGSDSPEREVSLASGRAVQVALEKLGHEVTVIDPGPDLPVRLLENPPDFVWIALHGDKGENGKLQGLLDWLGLPYNGSGVTASAIAMDKIVSKRLFIAEGIPTPAYRVAEVVPELTECKEWLRVLGSPLVIKPADGGSTVGVTIAAEATQIPEAVRLALQYSSQVLIERYIPGQEITVALLDGLVLPAIEIVPQGREFYDYEAKYAPGGSRHLIPPNLAADVLKASVDAAYRACRAVGSTGLVRADVRVDPEGQPWVLEVNTLPGMTATSLAPEAAQAAGINFEQLIQRIIDRSLD